One window of the Archaeoglobus sulfaticallidus PM70-1 genome contains the following:
- a CDS encoding oligosaccharyl transferase, archaeosortase A system-associated: MSKLKDYWQWFVVIAAIIIGLYIRIINPWNSVFVSWMDGARLSGNDPWYYFRLIDSALHNSGRIWFDAFTNYPHGTYTHFGPFLVYLSVLAVKITGAATLAEVRTTIAFIPAIAGSLLAVPAYILGSSIFNKRVGAASALLVVLIPGQLMARSVLSFNDHHIWEVFWQLSTLACFAFALKRFEDVRKHFIYPVIAGLCLGLYLLAWAPGFIIALIILGYVFLAHLTSTYLDVDLKKITYISAIVFLVGALIYLPFAFKYPSFSTTRYSPFQLIVLLAAAIIVLLFRGIEILKNRGHFNKVGLKDSYAFPLSIVVIVVLFIGGVAIISPDFLKLLTRIVGVVQPKGGALTVAEIQPFFSMYGEPSLTPAWRHFSITFFFAMPGMLYVAYLLIKQRDSKYLLILVWGLAMFAALAGQNRFAYYFGAVSALFAAVFLDAIIKIYSGFLDKKYSTRIVIHASLWVIALAILVYNYMTTMNIYVLALLALAPAVIDILINFPNSFELHVDKIRGLLSGKKVTAISVISIILIVAPALALFYPTLSDANLYSKYSAGGINKQWYDALVWMKDNTPEKELYDKFYYEMYKPPEGYKLSDRYPYPDGVYSIISWWDYGHWITAIAHRIPVANPFQQGIGNKYNNVPGAAPFFTAFNESYANKIADELDVKYVVSDVEMATGKFYAMAVWAEGSLEKANRIYYVAPGYVYVTPNGQIGISLSTLNIPAGSNVIATMNVPSENYFKTMEARLHILDGSGLQNYRMVYESEFEAKNQLTYEALYRIIYNSNHADHPVAVTSTGYVKVFEYVKGVKVTGKASGSEVIVKANITTNQNRTFEYIQKAKVENGHYEIVLPYAQNTKYPVKASEYTIQSGNVTKTLTLSDEDVENGKIITLDLI, from the coding sequence ATGTCAAAATTAAAAGATTACTGGCAATGGTTTGTTGTTATTGCCGCAATCATCATCGGACTATATATCAGAATTATAAATCCCTGGAACTCGGTTTTCGTCTCGTGGATGGATGGGGCAAGGCTGAGTGGAAATGACCCCTGGTATTATTTCAGGCTTATCGATTCTGCTCTCCATAACTCCGGCAGAATATGGTTTGATGCTTTCACAAATTACCCTCATGGCACATATACACACTTTGGACCATTCCTTGTGTATCTGAGTGTTTTAGCCGTGAAGATCACTGGAGCCGCAACTTTGGCAGAAGTTAGAACAACCATTGCGTTCATCCCAGCTATAGCCGGATCATTACTTGCTGTACCCGCTTACATACTCGGATCATCGATTTTCAATAAGAGGGTTGGTGCAGCATCGGCATTGCTGGTAGTTCTGATACCGGGGCAGTTAATGGCCAGAAGCGTTCTGAGCTTCAACGATCACCATATATGGGAGGTCTTCTGGCAGCTCTCCACTCTTGCCTGCTTTGCATTTGCCTTAAAGAGATTTGAGGATGTCAGGAAGCATTTCATTTACCCTGTTATTGCGGGTTTATGTCTCGGGCTTTATTTGCTAGCATGGGCACCGGGCTTCATAATCGCTCTAATTATTCTGGGATATGTATTTCTGGCACATCTGACATCGACATATCTGGATGTCGATCTGAAGAAGATCACATACATCTCGGCAATCGTCTTTCTGGTTGGGGCTTTAATATATCTGCCATTCGCTTTCAAGTATCCATCGTTTAGCACGACAAGATATTCTCCATTCCAGCTCATAGTTTTACTAGCAGCAGCAATAATAGTTCTTTTATTCCGTGGTATAGAAATTCTCAAAAATAGGGGGCATTTCAACAAAGTTGGGCTTAAGGATAGCTACGCATTCCCATTGAGTATTGTTGTAATCGTGGTTCTGTTTATTGGTGGGGTAGCAATAATCTCCCCAGATTTCCTCAAACTCCTGACCAGAATTGTTGGAGTCGTTCAGCCGAAAGGAGGAGCTTTGACTGTTGCAGAGATTCAGCCATTCTTCTCGATGTATGGTGAACCCAGCCTAACCCCTGCATGGAGACATTTCAGCATAACCTTCTTCTTTGCCATGCCGGGAATGCTGTATGTTGCATACCTCCTGATAAAGCAGAGGGACAGCAAATATCTGTTAATCCTCGTCTGGGGTCTGGCAATGTTTGCAGCCTTAGCTGGGCAGAACAGATTCGCATATTATTTTGGAGCAGTATCGGCTTTATTCGCAGCGGTCTTTTTGGATGCTATAATCAAGATATACTCAGGCTTCTTAGATAAAAAGTACTCAACAAGGATTGTCATACACGCATCACTATGGGTAATTGCATTGGCCATTTTGGTTTACAACTACATGACAACTATGAACATATATGTCCTAGCCCTTTTAGCATTGGCTCCGGCTGTTATAGACATTCTGATCAACTTCCCGAACTCGTTTGAGCTGCATGTCGATAAGATAAGGGGCCTCCTAAGCGGAAAGAAAGTAACTGCTATTTCCGTAATCTCTATAATTCTGATAGTTGCCCCGGCTTTAGCGCTGTTTTACCCAACGCTTTCCGATGCAAATCTCTACTCGAAATATTCTGCAGGCGGTATAAACAAGCAGTGGTACGATGCTCTTGTCTGGATGAAAGATAACACGCCCGAAAAGGAACTTTACGATAAATTCTACTACGAAATGTACAAGCCACCAGAGGGATATAAGCTATCAGACAGATACCCATATCCAGATGGTGTTTACAGCATAATCAGCTGGTGGGATTACGGGCACTGGATTACAGCAATAGCACACAGAATTCCCGTGGCAAATCCATTCCAGCAAGGAATTGGCAATAAATACAACAACGTTCCCGGAGCAGCACCCTTCTTCACAGCATTCAATGAGAGCTATGCAAACAAGATTGCCGACGAACTCGATGTCAAGTATGTTGTCAGTGATGTTGAGATGGCTACTGGAAAGTTCTATGCGATGGCAGTATGGGCTGAAGGTAGCTTGGAGAAAGCGAACAGAATATACTATGTGGCTCCGGGCTATGTTTACGTAACACCGAACGGGCAGATAGGAATATCTCTATCAACTCTAAACATTCCTGCTGGGTCCAATGTTATAGCAACGATGAATGTTCCAAGTGAAAACTACTTCAAGACAATGGAGGCCCGGCTTCACATACTGGATGGTAGTGGTCTACAAAACTACAGAATGGTTTACGAAAGCGAGTTCGAGGCGAAAAATCAGCTGACCTATGAAGCGCTCTACAGGATCATCTACAACTCAAACCATGCCGATCATCCCGTGGCTGTCACTTCCACAGGATATGTAAAAGTGTTTGAGTATGTTAAGGGAGTCAAAGTGACTGGAAAGGCGAGTGGTAGCGAGGTCATAGTTAAAGCCAATATCACAACAAATCAGAACAGGACATTTGAATACATCCAGAAAGCAAAAGTTGAGAATGGGCATTATGAAATTGTTCTACCATATGCCCAAAATACGAAGTATCCTGTTAAAGCCTCGGAGTACACAATACAGTCAGGAAATGTAACAAAAACGCTGACTCTCAGTGACGAGGATGTTGAGAATGGGAAGATAATAACTCTGGATCTGATTTAA
- a CDS encoding class II aldolase/adducin family protein: MFEEAVFEEAALYGRKLYERGLIDGASGNLSFKDGDYVFITKTGVNLYDLTKESFVKVRIDADAEKLKALSASSDALLHIKAYQKSDYSVILHCHGTYNVVLSLIYDKIVPVDLEGKLFLGEIEVIDASFMTEEYAEMVSDGIAKKGFAVVKGHGIYCAGKTFREVFNVIEYIEHSCQVLYLARLVGL; the protein is encoded by the coding sequence GTGTTTGAAGAAGCTGTGTTTGAAGAGGCAGCACTGTATGGCAGGAAGCTGTATGAAAGGGGATTGATAGATGGTGCGAGTGGAAACCTGAGCTTTAAAGACGGCGATTATGTTTTCATAACCAAGACAGGGGTTAACTTATATGATTTAACCAAAGAATCGTTTGTTAAGGTAAGAATTGATGCTGATGCAGAGAAGCTAAAGGCACTTTCAGCATCATCTGATGCTCTACTTCACATAAAAGCGTATCAAAAGAGCGATTACAGTGTTATTCTGCACTGTCATGGGACTTACAATGTTGTTCTATCGCTGATTTATGATAAGATAGTTCCTGTTGATCTGGAAGGAAAGCTGTTTCTTGGTGAGATTGAGGTTATAGATGCCAGTTTCATGACAGAAGAGTATGCTGAAATGGTCTCAGATGGGATTGCGAAGAAAGGGTTTGCTGTGGTCAAGGGGCACGGGATATACTGTGCGGGAAAAACTTTCAGAGAGGTGTTTAATGTTATTGAGTACATAGAGCATTCGTGTCAGGTGTTGTATCTGGCTAGACTGGTGGGTCTGTGA
- a CDS encoding DMT family transporter has product MQDRKVIAIISMTVLFWGWAFLAIKVAVKEVDAYSLTFYRFTIANVFLTAYLLLKKAVPAKEDIPRIFALGFFGVTAYHVLLNFGEMYISSGLASLIIALAPVFVFFFSISFLGEDFTIKKFLGSIIALSGVFLVILDTSDLSFSMNESMVGVAAVFVSALSATFYIVYGKVLFEKYEPLTLTAYAIIFATVPLLLLIPFGVINFEFNFSAETAYSILFLGIFATFLGYTGWYYVLDKMQASQASIFLQAIPVVAVFSAWFLLGEKITLLTVLGTIFVVVGVYFVNR; this is encoded by the coding sequence ATGCAGGATAGGAAGGTAATAGCAATCATATCAATGACTGTCCTTTTCTGGGGATGGGCGTTTCTTGCAATTAAGGTAGCTGTCAAAGAGGTTGATGCATACAGCCTGACATTCTACAGATTTACAATAGCAAATGTTTTCCTGACAGCATATCTATTGCTGAAGAAAGCCGTTCCTGCAAAGGAGGACATACCACGAATTTTCGCATTAGGGTTTTTTGGCGTTACCGCATATCATGTTCTGCTGAACTTTGGCGAGATGTACATCTCTTCGGGACTTGCAAGCCTTATAATTGCCTTAGCCCCTGTATTTGTTTTCTTTTTCTCTATTTCGTTTCTTGGAGAAGATTTCACTATTAAAAAGTTTCTTGGATCCATCATAGCTTTATCAGGAGTCTTTCTCGTGATTCTTGATACATCAGACTTAAGCTTCTCGATGAATGAATCGATGGTGGGGGTTGCAGCCGTTTTTGTTTCAGCACTTTCTGCAACCTTTTACATCGTCTACGGCAAGGTTCTGTTTGAGAAATATGAACCACTAACGCTTACAGCATATGCCATAATTTTCGCAACAGTACCACTTCTCTTACTCATCCCGTTTGGGGTCATCAACTTTGAGTTCAATTTTTCAGCAGAAACAGCATACTCGATACTATTCCTCGGAATTTTCGCCACATTCCTTGGATACACCGGGTGGTACTATGTTCTTGATAAAATGCAGGCATCCCAGGCAAGCATTTTCTTACAGGCGATTCCTGTGGTTGCGGTTTTCTCAGCATGGTTTCTTCTTGGAGAGAAAATAACATTGCTGACAGTTCTCGGGACAATCTTTGTGGTCGTGGGGGTTTACTTCGTGAACAGATAA
- a CDS encoding EamA family transporter, translating to MQNERLGVLSVIAGAIMMGSLVIFVRNINLNAVQTSFFRFFFGFLFLLIFSVLSRRKISFERPKMLLIMSLLSIMVVNFYIASIQLIPAGTAALLLYMAPVYVLPIAYLSGEVISRKIFVSIPLSISGLYLMLSPTGVLNAGIIFGLISGFVYALYFMVIKRIRDYMQSIELTTAYLGISSLILAPSLVIYPIGEVNLMWLIGLGLIPTALAFTLFNFGLKYCKLSEGPVFALIEPISASLFGLMLFGETFTPIEITGMILVLAGVAIALKA from the coding sequence ATGCAAAACGAAAGGCTTGGAGTACTGTCGGTAATCGCCGGAGCGATCATGATGGGTTCCCTCGTGATCTTCGTCAGGAACATAAACCTCAACGCAGTTCAGACATCATTCTTCAGATTCTTTTTCGGGTTCCTTTTCCTGCTGATCTTTTCAGTGTTATCTAGGAGGAAAATATCGTTCGAGAGGCCAAAAATGCTGCTTATCATGTCCCTGCTTAGCATTATGGTTGTGAACTTCTATATCGCATCGATCCAGCTAATCCCCGCCGGAACCGCTGCGTTGCTGCTTTACATGGCCCCGGTTTATGTTCTTCCCATTGCATACCTGAGCGGGGAGGTTATAAGCAGGAAGATATTCGTATCCATCCCGCTCAGCATCTCAGGACTCTACCTCATGCTCTCTCCGACTGGAGTTCTGAATGCGGGGATAATATTCGGATTGATCTCTGGATTCGTTTACGCATTATACTTCATGGTTATAAAGAGGATTAGAGATTACATGCAATCAATCGAGCTAACAACAGCCTATCTAGGTATATCTTCACTGATTTTGGCTCCATCTCTTGTGATCTACCCGATTGGTGAGGTAAATCTGATGTGGCTTATCGGTTTAGGCCTGATACCAACCGCTTTAGCGTTCACACTATTCAACTTCGGACTGAAATACTGCAAGCTTTCTGAGGGGCCAGTGTTTGCCCTTATCGAACCAATATCTGCTTCACTGTTTGGGCTGATGCTTTTTGGGGAGACATTTACACCCATCGAGATTACGGGTATGATACTTGTTTTAGCGGGGGTTGCGATAGCCTTGAAGGCCTGA
- the argC gene encoding N-acetyl-gamma-glutamyl-phosphate reductase, whose translation MIKVGVVGGSGYTGSELLRLLVNHPEVEVKVVTSRKYEGKKIWSLHKFLKGFFDLEFKSPDIRYFDDCDLVFLAVPHGEAMRYAPEFLDAGLKVIDLSADYRLDKKTFEEVYEKEHIGYREAVYGLPEIHRDEIKKADLVANPGCYPTGAILAVAPLAEKELIDRVVFDSKSGITGAGVSPTDFTHYPNLHEAIVPYKVTNHRHYWEMVQELGRFQGDIKISFTPQVFPGSRGILTNAHTFLRGELELEEVAEIYERFYDGCPFIRLQDSIRLSYVRGSNFCDIAFFVGTDRVVVSSAIDNLVKGASGQAIQNMNIMFGLDERAGLYFPPLFP comes from the coding sequence ATGATTAAAGTCGGAGTAGTTGGTGGGAGCGGATACACTGGATCAGAACTCCTCAGATTGCTCGTAAACCATCCTGAAGTTGAAGTGAAAGTTGTAACTTCCAGAAAATATGAGGGAAAGAAAATATGGTCGCTCCATAAATTCTTGAAGGGTTTTTTCGATCTCGAATTTAAATCCCCAGATATTAGATATTTTGATGACTGTGATTTAGTTTTTCTTGCTGTACCTCATGGCGAGGCAATGAGATACGCCCCAGAATTTTTGGATGCAGGATTGAAGGTCATAGACCTGTCTGCCGATTACAGGCTCGATAAAAAAACTTTTGAAGAGGTCTATGAGAAAGAGCATATCGGATACAGAGAGGCTGTTTATGGATTGCCAGAGATTCACAGGGATGAGATAAAAAAAGCCGATCTTGTCGCAAACCCCGGATGCTACCCCACTGGAGCGATACTGGCTGTCGCACCACTTGCAGAAAAGGAGCTCATCGACAGAGTGGTTTTCGACTCAAAAAGTGGTATAACCGGAGCAGGTGTGAGCCCTACAGATTTCACACACTACCCAAACCTGCATGAGGCTATCGTTCCATACAAGGTAACGAATCACAGACACTACTGGGAGATGGTACAGGAACTTGGGAGATTTCAGGGAGACATAAAAATTTCCTTCACACCACAGGTGTTTCCGGGTTCCAGAGGGATACTGACCAATGCCCATACATTCCTGAGAGGAGAACTTGAGCTCGAAGAGGTAGCAGAAATATATGAGAGATTCTATGATGGCTGCCCGTTCATCAGACTTCAGGATTCGATAAGGCTCAGCTATGTGAGGGGCAGCAACTTCTGTGACATTGCATTCTTTGTTGGAACAGATAGGGTTGTAGTCTCTTCAGCCATAGACAACCTCGTCAAAGGTGCCAGCGGACAGGCAATTCAGAACATGAACATAATGTTCGGTTTGGATGAGAGAGCGGGACTCTACTTCCCACCTCTGTTCCCTTGA
- the lysS gene encoding lysine--tRNA ligase, protein MTLPKLVKDYIDKLKGLRELGKDPFKIKKFDRTANADEIVKKFSNLNPGDETDFNVRIAGRLMSKRKHGGVIFADLKDSSGRIQLVFRKDFTNEFKELKLVERGDILGVDGFVIKTRRGEVSVLVKEWTVLSKILRPLPDKWHGLEDIETRYRQRYLDFIMNEESRETFFLINKVIHLIRNYLNDNGFIEVYTPILQPVYGGAFARPFETYHHFLEEKMYLRIAPELYLKRLLVGGFEKVYEFAPCFRNEDVDPLHNPEFIQLEFYWAYIELSQLMDFLEKMFEEVVLKATGKTEIEYQGKIVNFKRPWKKMRMVDAIKEFGGIDVEKMSDDELFNHAKELGIEEERRGEIIEKLFDYYAKDKIVNPTFITHFPVDISPLAKKADGYADRMELYIAGMEVANGFSELNNPIEQYMRFKEEEELRKRSDKKGLETMPMDKDYIRALEYAMPPASGVGIGLGRLFMILGNKRTLREVIAFPTLAKEPDFEVIPEIYPEVLEWYGRTER, encoded by the coding sequence ATGACCCTCCCAAAGCTCGTAAAGGATTACATTGACAAGCTGAAAGGACTCAGAGAATTAGGTAAAGATCCATTTAAGATAAAGAAGTTTGATAGAACCGCAAATGCTGATGAGATCGTTAAAAAATTCTCAAATCTGAATCCGGGAGATGAAACAGACTTCAATGTTAGAATTGCTGGTAGATTGATGTCAAAAAGAAAGCATGGTGGAGTTATTTTTGCTGATTTAAAAGATTCATCTGGAAGAATCCAGCTTGTGTTCAGGAAAGATTTCACAAATGAGTTTAAAGAACTCAAATTGGTTGAGAGGGGAGATATTCTCGGTGTTGATGGATTCGTTATCAAAACCAGAAGAGGAGAGGTTAGCGTTCTCGTTAAAGAATGGACCGTACTGTCAAAGATTCTAAGACCCCTGCCGGATAAGTGGCACGGGCTTGAAGATATAGAGACCAGATACAGGCAGAGATATCTCGACTTCATCATGAACGAAGAGAGCAGAGAGACCTTCTTCCTGATCAACAAAGTGATACACCTCATCAGAAATTACTTGAACGATAACGGGTTCATAGAAGTATATACTCCAATACTTCAGCCTGTATATGGTGGAGCTTTTGCGAGGCCTTTCGAGACATACCATCACTTCCTCGAGGAGAAGATGTACCTCAGAATAGCTCCAGAATTGTACCTCAAGAGGTTGCTCGTTGGTGGTTTTGAGAAGGTGTATGAGTTCGCTCCGTGCTTCAGGAATGAGGATGTCGACCCTCTGCACAATCCAGAGTTCATTCAGCTTGAGTTTTACTGGGCTTACATCGAACTCAGTCAGCTCATGGACTTTCTCGAGAAAATGTTCGAGGAGGTTGTTTTGAAAGCTACTGGAAAGACTGAAATCGAGTACCAGGGCAAGATTGTGAACTTTAAGAGACCATGGAAGAAGATGAGAATGGTCGATGCAATAAAGGAGTTCGGAGGAATAGATGTAGAGAAGATGAGCGATGATGAGCTGTTTAACCATGCAAAAGAACTTGGAATAGAGGAAGAAAGGAGAGGCGAGATAATAGAGAAGCTGTTCGACTACTATGCCAAGGACAAGATCGTCAACCCAACCTTCATCACACACTTCCCGGTGGATATCTCCCCGTTGGCAAAGAAAGCAGATGGCTATGCAGACAGAATGGAGCTGTACATAGCAGGAATGGAGGTTGCTAACGGTTTTTCCGAGCTGAATAACCCGATTGAGCAGTACATGAGGTTTAAAGAAGAGGAAGAGTTGCGAAAGAGGAGCGATAAGAAGGGTCTGGAGACGATGCCGATGGACAAGGACTACATCAGGGCTCTGGAATATGCGATGCCTCCTGCAAGCGGTGTTGGAATTGGTCTGGGAAGGCTTTTCATGATACTGGGAAACAAAAGAACGCTGAGAGAGGTGATTGCATTCCCAACACTTGCTAAAGAACCTGATTTCGAGGTTATACCTGAGATCTATCCAGAGGTTCTTGAGTGGTATGGTCGAACAGAGCGATAA
- the glmU gene encoding bifunctional sugar-1-phosphate nucleotidylyltransferase/acetyltransferase: MQAVILSAGEGTRMRPLTYTRPKVMIEVANKPILAHLIEELKKVGVDEVILVVGYYQEKVREYFGKTWNGVRLKYSTQTKQLGTADALRSAEHYIEDDFLMLNGDTIVDAEDLKRIIENEMTIGVNTVDDPENYGVVVVKDGFVEEIIEKPEKPVANTINAGIYHFTRDIFDYIRITPKSVRGEYEITDTINLAIKDGVRFSTAKISGWIDASYPWDLLKINELMLSNIDTEIDGVVEKNVTIKGNVVIGEGSIIKAGTYIEGPVVIGKNCEIGPNCYIRAHTSIGNGCKIGAAVEVKNSIVMNGTKIPHHNYIGDSVIGENCNFGAGTKVANLKLDEKEIEVYTKDKRIKTGRKKLGAIIGDNVKTGINASINAGAMIGNNCFIAPNAYVDGWIDPYTRVF, encoded by the coding sequence GTGCAAGCAGTCATTCTTTCAGCTGGAGAAGGAACAAGAATGCGTCCACTCACATATACAAGACCAAAGGTTATGATTGAAGTTGCCAACAAACCCATTCTCGCCCACTTGATCGAGGAGTTGAAGAAAGTTGGTGTGGATGAGGTTATCCTCGTCGTAGGATATTATCAGGAAAAAGTAAGAGAATACTTTGGAAAAACATGGAATGGTGTTAGGTTAAAGTATTCTACCCAGACAAAACAGCTTGGAACTGCTGATGCGTTGAGATCTGCAGAGCATTACATAGAAGATGACTTTCTGATGTTAAATGGGGATACTATAGTGGATGCAGAAGATCTAAAGAGGATTATCGAAAACGAGATGACAATTGGAGTTAACACTGTAGATGATCCAGAAAATTACGGCGTTGTTGTCGTGAAAGATGGTTTTGTTGAGGAGATTATAGAAAAACCCGAAAAACCAGTAGCGAACACGATAAACGCTGGAATATACCACTTCACAAGAGATATCTTCGATTATATCCGAATCACCCCAAAATCTGTGAGAGGGGAGTATGAGATCACGGATACTATAAATTTGGCTATAAAAGATGGTGTCAGGTTTAGCACAGCCAAGATTTCGGGCTGGATTGACGCCAGCTATCCATGGGATCTGCTAAAAATCAACGAACTCATGCTTTCGAACATAGATACAGAAATAGACGGGGTTGTTGAAAAGAATGTGACAATAAAGGGGAATGTTGTTATTGGTGAAGGGAGCATAATCAAGGCCGGAACATACATAGAAGGGCCGGTAGTGATCGGGAAAAATTGCGAGATCGGGCCCAACTGCTACATCAGAGCACATACATCAATAGGCAATGGCTGTAAGATCGGTGCGGCAGTTGAGGTGAAGAACTCCATAGTCATGAACGGCACGAAGATCCCACATCACAACTACATTGGCGATTCCGTTATTGGTGAGAACTGCAACTTCGGTGCGGGAACGAAGGTCGCAAATCTGAAGCTTGATGAGAAGGAAATAGAAGTTTACACGAAGGACAAAAGAATAAAAACCGGAAGAAAGAAACTTGGGGCAATAATTGGAGATAATGTAAAAACCGGCATCAACGCATCGATAAATGCCGGGGCCATGATC
- the trmY gene encoding tRNA (pseudouridine(54)-N(1))-methyltransferase TrmY, with translation MKRVFIIIGNKARTSEFSLNDLPGAGRMDVICRFIAQSLLVSHGVRKDSTAIAVLLGGPQKSLKFKGDSIKYMSPDERNVAGLIRKALKAKATDEWLEGSPGVYVSRKGIGEILDELEGYRILYLREDGEDFHKVAEERDYAFVLGDHLGVSENMEDEILKRADGVVSVSPISLQADQCVVILHNILDRFSIRGGCRV, from the coding sequence ATGAAAAGGGTTTTTATTATAATTGGCAATAAAGCAAGAACCTCAGAGTTCAGCCTAAACGATCTGCCCGGAGCAGGGAGAATGGATGTTATATGCAGGTTCATAGCCCAGTCCCTTCTGGTCTCTCATGGTGTGAGAAAGGACAGCACTGCAATAGCTGTTTTGCTCGGAGGGCCACAAAAAAGTCTGAAGTTTAAGGGAGACAGCATAAAGTATATGTCTCCCGATGAAAGGAATGTTGCTGGATTGATCAGGAAAGCATTGAAAGCTAAAGCTACGGATGAGTGGTTGGAGGGCAGTCCAGGAGTTTATGTTTCGAGGAAGGGTATAGGTGAAATACTCGATGAGCTGGAAGGTTACAGGATTTTGTATCTGAGAGAAGATGGAGAAGACTTCCACAAGGTTGCAGAGGAAAGGGATTATGCTTTCGTTCTGGGAGACCATCTTGGCGTTAGCGAGAATATGGAAGATGAAATTTTAAAGAGGGCAGATGGTGTGGTATCGGTATCTCCCATATCACTTCAGGCCGATCAGTGTGTTGTTATACTGCACAACATACTGGACAGATTTAGCATTAGAGGTGGTTGCCGTGTTTGA
- the rbcL gene encoding type III ribulose-bisphosphate carboxylase, translating to MGFEWYTDFVDLSYKPEDEIVCYFKVKSDLPIEESSGRVASESSVGTWTTLSRLPDRIKWLMAKVFRIDGERIAVAYKTDLFEEGNIPQFLSSVAGNIFGMRAIKGLRFEDFEVPASFAKHFKGPNFGIDGVRNIMRVHDRPLTATVPKPKVGFDADEYAEVGYRSWVGGIDILKDDENLTSQPFIRFEKRLAKVMKARERAENETGEKKGYLINITAEAREMERRAELVADYGNEFVMVDILTAGFSAVQTVRNKCEELGLAIHAHRAMHGAFTRNEEHGISLKVLTKLARMAGVDHMHVGTGVGKMAGDKAEVMELRDVCRKSWHNFKPVFPVSSGGLHPGLIPDIIELFGVDVIIQAGGGVHGHPDGSEKGAMALRQAISAVLEGVDLEDYAKSHSELARALERWGRVSPK from the coding sequence ATGGGTTTTGAATGGTATACCGATTTTGTGGATCTCAGCTACAAGCCGGAAGATGAGATAGTGTGCTATTTTAAGGTAAAATCCGATCTGCCAATTGAGGAATCATCTGGCAGAGTTGCTTCTGAAAGCTCTGTGGGGACATGGACTACTCTTTCGAGGCTTCCTGACAGGATAAAGTGGTTGATGGCAAAAGTGTTCAGAATTGATGGGGAGAGAATTGCTGTAGCGTACAAAACAGATCTGTTCGAGGAAGGTAACATCCCTCAGTTTCTCAGCTCGGTTGCGGGCAACATATTCGGGATGAGGGCGATAAAGGGGTTGAGGTTTGAGGATTTTGAGGTGCCAGCCAGCTTTGCAAAGCACTTTAAAGGACCTAACTTTGGAATCGATGGTGTTAGAAATATAATGAGGGTGCATGATCGACCGCTGACAGCCACAGTTCCAAAACCGAAGGTTGGTTTCGATGCCGATGAGTATGCTGAAGTTGGATACAGATCCTGGGTTGGCGGAATAGACATCCTGAAGGATGATGAGAATCTGACCAGCCAGCCATTCATAAGGTTCGAAAAGAGGCTGGCGAAGGTTATGAAAGCCAGAGAGAGAGCGGAAAATGAAACTGGAGAGAAAAAGGGATACCTGATAAACATAACTGCTGAAGCCCGTGAGATGGAAAGACGGGCTGAACTTGTAGCAGATTACGGAAATGAATTCGTTATGGTAGATATACTGACAGCCGGATTCTCTGCAGTTCAGACTGTGAGAAATAAGTGTGAAGAGCTTGGACTGGCCATCCATGCACACAGAGCTATGCATGGTGCGTTTACGAGGAATGAGGAGCATGGAATCTCTCTGAAGGTTCTAACAAAGCTCGCCAGAATGGCTGGAGTGGATCACATGCATGTCGGTACCGGTGTTGGCAAGATGGCGGGAGACAAAGCGGAAGTGATGGAACTCAGAGATGTTTGCAGGAAGAGCTGGCACAACTTCAAGCCGGTCTTTCCGGTGTCTTCAGGTGGTCTGCATCCGGGGCTGATTCCGGATATAATTGAGCTGTTCGGTGTTGATGTGATAATACAGGCTGGTGGAGGAGTCCATGGGCACCCGGACGGCAGTGAGAAGGGAGCTATGGCTTTAAGGCAAGCGATATCTGCAGTACTTGAAGGGGTGGATCTTGAAGATTACGCGAAATCGCACAGCGAGCTTGCAAGGGCACTTGAGAGATGGGGTAGAGTTTCACCCAAGTAG